Below is a genomic region from Acidimicrobiales bacterium.
GTGCCCGTGGGCGTCGGACAGCTGCGGGTCGTCGCGGCCGAGGAGCGAGGTCAGCAGCTCGGACGAACCCATCCCGACGAGGTGGTGCACGGCGGCCATCGCCACGTCGTGGCCGGCGTCACCGAGGGCCCGCCACCACGCCAGGGCGTGCAGGTAGGTCGTATCGGTGAGCGTCCCGTCGACGTCGAAGAGAACGGCGGCCCGAGGCACGGGTGGGGTGCTACCCGGGCGCGGCCGGCTCCACGCCTGGCCCGGTCAAGGGCGGCGGGGGCGCCTCACCGGTAGGTCCGGCGCAGCTCCTGTTTGAGGATCTTGCCGAGGGCGTTGCGGGGCAGGGCGGTCACGATCTCCAGCCGCTCCGGGATCTTGTGGGTGGCGAGCTGCTGGGCCCGGCAGTGCTCGGCCAGCTCGGCCAGGCTCACCGCCCCCGCCCCCTCGGCCGGCACGACCACGGCGCAGGCGCGCTCGCCCGTGCGCGCGTCGGGCACGCCGATGACCGCCACGTCGGCCACCTTGGGGTGGGTATAGAGGACGTTCTCGATCTCCTGGGCCGAGATGTTCTCGGCGTTGCGGATGATGATGTCCTTTATCCGGCCGGTTATGCGCACGTGGCCCCGCGGCCCGACCACGCCCAGGTCCCCGGTGCGGAAGTAGCCCTGGTCGTCCACCGCCTCGGCGTCCAGGGCGGGGTCGACGTAGCCCCGGCACATCTGCGGGCCCCGGAGCCGCAGCTCTCCCTCCTGGCCGGGGGCCACCTCCCGCCCGTCGGTCCCGACGACGCGCAGGTCGACCCCGGGCACGACCCGACCCTCGGTCAGGGCCAGGTCCTCGTCGGTGTCGTCGAGCGTGCACACGGTGGCGATCGGGAACTCGGTGAGGCCCCAGCTCGACACGATCCCGATCCCGAAGAGCTCCTTCATCTCGTAGTAGAGCTCGGGCGGCTTGGGGGCGCCGCCCGAGGCGAACGCCTTGAGCCGGGTGAACAGGGGGTCGGGGCCGTGCCGGCGCTGGGCCTCGATGTAGGCGTGGAAGAACGGGACGGCGCTGCCGAGGATGGTCCCGCCCCTCTCGGCCATCACCTGCGGGCTGCGCTCCCGGTCGAAGGTCTCGATCAGCAGGATGCGGGCGCCGGTGTGGAGACCGACCACGGTCATGGCCATCCCGCCGATGTGGGTGTAGGGGAACGGGATCGGCACGCAGTCCCCGGTGTCGACCGCGTAGCCGAGGATGGTGCCGTTGGCGGCGTTCATCACCGAGCTGTCGGTGTGGCGGGCGCCCTTGGGGTCGGCGGTGGAGCCCGAGGAGTAGTAGATGTGGCGGACGGGGTCTCCCTCACCCGTCGGTGGGGGCGGGAGGGTGGCCGGGTCTCCGGAGGGAAGCCCGTCGTCGACGACGAGGGTCTCGACGCCCGACTCGGCGGCGATCTCCCCGGCCATGGCGGCGTAGTCGAATCCCCGCCACACCCCCGGCGTGATCAGCAGGTCCGCCCCTGTCTGGCCGACGATGAAGCCGACCTCGCGCCGGCGGAGGATCGGGATGATCGGGTTCTGCACGGCGCCGAGACGGGCCAGGGCCATGACCAGGACCGGGGAGTCGAGCCGGGTCGGCAGCTGCCAGCTGACCACCGAGCCGGCCCGTACGCCCCGGGCCCGCAGGCCGGCGGCCACCGTCTCGGACGCCGCCACCCACTGGGCGGCGGTCAGCGCGGCGCCCCGGTCGTCCTCGAGGAGGACCCGGTCGGGGGTGCGGCGTGCCCGTCCCGCCAGCAGCTCCCACAGGGTCCCGGGGTAGACCGGCACCTCCACCGACGTCCTCCTACGCTCTGCCGGCGCGGGAGCTTGGCACAACCAGCCGGGGCCCGATAGCGGAAGAGAGGGAACTGATGGCCAATCCCAGCTTCGACCTGAGCGGCAAGGTGGCGGTGGTCACCGGCGGGAGCCGGGGCATCGGGCGGGCCATCGTCCAGGGCCTGGCCGAGGCGGGGGCCGACGTGGTCGTGGCGAGCCGCAAGCTCGACAACTGCCGCCAGGCGGCGCAGGAGGTCGAGGCGACCACCGGCCGGCGGGCCCTGGCGGTCGGCTGCCACGTGGCCCACTGGGACCAGTGCGACGCCCTAACCGACGCCGTGTACGCCGAGTTCGGCCGCTGCGACGTGCTCGTGAACAACGCCGGCATGTCCCCGCTGTACGACCGGCTCACCGACATCACCGAGGAGTACTACGACAAGGTCCACGCCGTGAACCTCAAGGGGCCCACACGCCTGGCGATCAACTTCGGGTCGCGCATGGCCGCGGCCGACGGGGGCTCGATCATCAACGTGGGAACGGTGGGCTCGCTCCGGCCCGGCAGCCGCGAGCTCGTCTACGCCTGCGCCAAGGCCGGGCTCAACGCCCTGACGGTCGCCATCGCCGAGGGCTACGCCCCCAAGGTGCGCTCCAACGCCATCCTCCCCGGGCCGGTCATGACCGACATCACCCTGGCGTGGAGCCCGGAGATGCGGGCCAACGCCGGCGCCGGAGT
It encodes:
- a CDS encoding AMP-binding protein, with the protein product MEVPVYPGTLWELLAGRARRTPDRVLLEDDRGAALTAAQWVAASETVAAGLRARGVRAGSVVSWQLPTRLDSPVLVMALARLGAVQNPIIPILRRREVGFIVGQTGADLLITPGVWRGFDYAAMAGEIAAESGVETLVVDDGLPSGDPATLPPPPTGEGDPVRHIYYSSGSTADPKGARHTDSSVMNAANGTILGYAVDTGDCVPIPFPYTHIGGMAMTVVGLHTGARILLIETFDRERSPQVMAERGGTILGSAVPFFHAYIEAQRRHGPDPLFTRLKAFASGGAPKPPELYYEMKELFGIGIVSSWGLTEFPIATVCTLDDTDEDLALTEGRVVPGVDLRVVGTDGREVAPGQEGELRLRGPQMCRGYVDPALDAEAVDDQGYFRTGDLGVVGPRGHVRITGRIKDIIIRNAENISAQEIENVLYTHPKVADVAVIGVPDARTGERACAVVVPAEGAGAVSLAELAEHCRAQQLATHKIPERLEIVTALPRNALGKILKQELRRTYR
- a CDS encoding glucose 1-dehydrogenase, which produces MANPSFDLSGKVAVVTGGSRGIGRAIVQGLAEAGADVVVASRKLDNCRQAAQEVEATTGRRALAVGCHVAHWDQCDALTDAVYAEFGRCDVLVNNAGMSPLYDRLTDITEEYYDKVHAVNLKGPTRLAINFGSRMAAADGGSIINVGTVGSLRPGSRELVYACAKAGLNALTVAIAEGYAPKVRSNAILPGPVMTDITLAWSPEMRANAGAGVPLGRPGYAEDYVGPALWLASEASAFVTGVIVRVDGGLYRQL